The Coffea arabica cultivar ET-39 chromosome 2c, Coffea Arabica ET-39 HiFi, whole genome shotgun sequence genome includes the window AGGTCATCTTCCAAAACGAATAAAAAGATTCAGTCTACAAATTATAATTTTAAGATTCTTTAATGCTCATTAATTATGCGCATTATAATATTATTCTAATATTGCAAGTAAACttttaagtgataaaaatagAAGAAATACGTACATTATGTATTCAAAATAACAACAGCAATACGAGATTCCGTACCACAACTGGTAAATCTTTGTTTGAGCATGTGAATGAATTTAGCTATATAAATGAGGATTTTAGGTGTTTTTTAGTCAATTACACACCAAGGCATAACACAAGGTTTTATATTTTGACGGATTCTGTAACGAATTTTAATTGTCATTGCATTTGTGTTTATCGGAACTTTTACTTGGGCTTGAAGATTACTACACTAAATGTTAAGAAATGATACCAAAAAACTTTTGGAAAAATGGCCAATTTAgtttctaaacttttttttcaTCGATTTAGTCCCTATATATTATTTGTAGCCAATTTAATCTTTAAACTTATATTTCTGTTCCAATCAAGGAACTCAGTGGCAATGCCACCGTATAATTTTCATCAGGCTCATAATCGAGCATTTTAGAGACTTCGATGCTGGGATTATAACAAAAATTATATCAAATTAACCAACAGATATGTCTTTTTGAGAATACTTATCACTAAAACGAATTTGTTGTATCAAAACTTACCActagaatttttccaaaaagtaagaaatgaagccccccccccccccaaaaaaaaaaaaccatctcTGAAACCATACATCAACCAAAAAATACATAAAGTGGAGGCTTCTTTTCCACCTCCGTCAAAATTTAATCATGCAACAAAAAATACGCTTAGATGAGTTAGAGGCAGACAGCGGTGTTACCAACATTGTTTAAGCCCTCCACCAATCTTCTCTTTGCTGACTTGGTTCGACAACACCAGACCTCAAAAGCCTCGCTCAGATTAGGATACCTTAACTGCACAGAGCTCATCCAGTTCACAAGGATGTCGGCTTGATCACTTGATGGCAATGCCAAAATCAATGAGACCATGGCTCTCTCAATGCTCTGGCAAAGATGTTCATCCAACTTGAATGGGAACTCGGTCTCCTTGTCGGCCATGGAATCTAAAAGGGGCTTTATCTTCCGTGTGTATGGAAGCCGTGTCTTTAGCAAATATACTCGGCATTGTGCAAGAAGAATCACGTTTCCATATCCGACTACTTTCAATACTTTTGCCGTGACTTCTATCAGCTTTACTTTCAGACCCCAGAAAGCAGAATCAAACTTTTTATTTTCAACAACGGTTGCTTCTATGGTGGAAAGTCGGATCAACTATGCACCGTAGGCAGAACTATTGCTAAGATGACAACTCAGCATAGGCATCTTTGTCTATTTGTTTGGGTCCCAAAGGTAACCGGCAAAGTTTATATTACCTGAAGCAGTGGACAGCAACATTGATATAAATTGGTTGGTGTAGATGCTAATTTTTTAAAACTTAATATTAGAAGAGAGTGAAAAATGGATCAATAATTGATAAACTTaagcaataaataaataaataaataaaagaacaaagtcAAAGAATCACTTAAATTCTACCACTGTTGCATTAAGTTTCCCTATGTATGtagaaataattaattttatggtcatttaaaaatgtattttttcatgaaaattggtttttcaatttgaaatttaatttgtaaAAGAATTTTTATGATATGGTGATTTTTGTACGGTATTTACTTATTTGGTAATTACTAACATTAACTGAAAATTTACAAATGAAGTgcttaaaaacaaaagaaaggcaCAGAAAGGAGGGTGAGTAATtggtaaataattaattaacaaAACTACTCAAGAAACCGTAACTTTTATATATGTGAGGAAATATTAAATACTCTTAATAGTAAGACACAAAAGGAATTTAATAGATGAAAAATGTGTATTAACAACACTTAGTGATGCTCCCAAATATTGGATGGATggtataaaaaaatattaatctaaattaaattgatagtgtatacactaaaTACCTAGATGCATGCCATAATTTGTGTAGatcattttttttgtgaaaattcatGAAATATACGATGCAATCCCAAACCACGAGTTTAATGTTTTGAGAGTATGCAAAATGAATTAATGATCAATTGtaagtaaagaaaaagaaaagtcaatgAATGA containing:
- the LOC113723927 gene encoding BTB/POZ domain-containing protein At3g05675-like, with the protein product MDLMKDFVGNCVDISDNILVVLEGCVYGGKLSQLCTVGRTNGIRTAHEHGPEATVVENKKFDSAFWGLKVKLIEVTAKVLKVVGYGNVILLAQCRVYLLKTRLPYTRKIKPLLDSMADKETEFPFKLDEHLCQSIERAMVSLILALPSSDQADILVNWMSSVQLRYPNLSEAFEVWCCRTKSAKRRLVEGLNNVGNTAVCL